A genome region from Tolypothrix sp. PCC 7712 includes the following:
- a CDS encoding amidohydrolase family protein → MSEALLLDLIIKNVWVVRPHNNNVELLDLGIKDGKFIEIAPNISPDKSQQVFDAQNLLGFPGVVDAHMHIGIYQPLDQDAVTESKAAAMGGVTTSLNYIRTGQYYLNKGGAYKDFFPEVLALSAGNFFVDYSYHIAPIASQHIEEIPLLYEEYGVSSFKIFMFYGGYGLHGLSDQQNLFLMINKEERYDFAHFEFIMRGLTRLMAAHPAARDTISLSLHCEVAEILNAYTKIVENDSSLSGLKAYSAARPPHSEGLAICIAAYLAHETNCANINLLHLSSRKAMEAALTMQTAFPHINFRREVTVGHLLLDVDSPNGTWAKVNPPIRPRADVEYLWQAVLNHQVDWIVSDHACCSAEQKRSAKYPNNIWLAKSGFGGTEYLLSGVLSEGSKRGMSYNHMAKLLSWNPSRRFGLLEKGDIAIGYDADLVLVNPNETFVVSAAESESQQGYTPFEGAELTGKVKSTFLRGNLIYNNGQVLGSPTGRYLKRSHSGLNA, encoded by the coding sequence GTGTCTGAAGCTTTATTATTAGATTTAATTATCAAAAATGTGTGGGTAGTTCGTCCTCATAATAATAATGTCGAACTCCTAGATTTAGGAATTAAAGATGGCAAATTTATCGAGATTGCGCCAAATATTAGTCCCGATAAAAGTCAACAAGTATTTGATGCCCAAAATTTGCTAGGATTTCCTGGTGTTGTAGATGCTCATATGCACATAGGTATCTATCAACCTCTAGATCAAGATGCTGTCACTGAAAGCAAAGCTGCGGCAATGGGAGGTGTAACTACTAGCCTAAATTACATTCGCACAGGACAGTATTATCTCAATAAAGGTGGCGCTTACAAAGATTTTTTCCCGGAAGTATTGGCGTTATCTGCAGGTAATTTTTTTGTTGATTACAGTTATCATATTGCACCAATAGCTAGTCAGCATATCGAAGAAATTCCGCTACTATATGAAGAATATGGAGTATCTTCGTTTAAAATTTTTATGTTTTATGGCGGTTATGGTTTGCATGGTTTATCAGATCAGCAAAATCTCTTTTTAATGATTAATAAAGAGGAACGCTATGACTTTGCCCATTTTGAATTCATTATGCGTGGTCTCACTCGCCTAATGGCAGCACATCCAGCAGCACGAGATACTATTAGTTTGAGTTTGCATTGTGAAGTTGCAGAAATTCTCAACGCCTACACCAAAATAGTAGAAAATGATTCTAGCTTGAGTGGATTAAAAGCTTATAGTGCAGCCCGTCCACCGCATTCCGAAGGTTTAGCAATTTGCATTGCTGCTTATTTGGCACATGAAACCAACTGTGCAAATATCAATTTATTACATCTCAGTTCCCGTAAAGCAATGGAAGCAGCTTTGACTATGCAAACTGCTTTTCCTCATATTAATTTTCGCCGCGAAGTTACTGTAGGACATTTGCTCTTAGATGTTGATAGTCCTAATGGGACTTGGGCAAAAGTTAACCCGCCAATTCGTCCCCGCGCTGATGTGGAATATTTATGGCAAGCAGTACTAAATCATCAAGTAGATTGGATAGTTAGCGATCATGCTTGCTGTTCTGCTGAACAAAAACGCAGTGCAAAATACCCCAATAATATTTGGTTAGCTAAATCTGGTTTTGGCGGTACAGAATATTTACTTTCTGGTGTTTTAAGTGAAGGAAGTAAGCGAGGAATGTCTTACAACCACATGGCTAAGTTGCTATCTTGGAACCCATCAAGGCGTTTTGGCTTGTTAGAAAAAGGAGATATTGCTATTGGTTATGATGCTGATTTAGTATTAGTAAATCCCAATGAAACTTTTGTGGTAAGTGCGGCTGAGTCGGAGTCACAACAAGGTTACACACCTTTTGAAGGTGCAGAATTAACTGGTAAGGTGAAGAGTACCTTTTTACGAGGAAATTTGATTTACAACAATGGTCAAGTTTTAGGTTCGCCTACTGGACGTTATTTAAAACGTTCCCATAGTGGCTTAAATGCTTAG
- a CDS encoding alpha/beta fold hydrolase, translating into MSQRIKRAFLDTEDGQILYRIGGEGEAILLLHMTPRSSDEFKELMPSLAATNLVIAMDLMGLGDSDKPPRVYAVADYAKNAIALLDELGIKKASIFGSLTGGYIAGEVAAAYPERVQKLILCNVIGFDAAEQNNILQRYSQGYQVQEDGSHLMGRWLSRVNYVGTGDLNHRCVLDDLKSFGSTIYPGVAVANYCLSAPERFRLINCPTLIMSGDKALEPLEKAGLAKAENQSWLKEAIPHSQSVELEGGTLWMVNQMPEDILKLVVNFL; encoded by the coding sequence ATGAGCCAACGTATCAAAAGAGCTTTTTTAGATACAGAGGATGGACAAATTCTTTACCGTATCGGTGGCGAAGGTGAAGCGATACTTTTACTGCACATGACTCCCCGCAGTAGTGATGAATTTAAAGAATTGATGCCGAGTTTGGCAGCTACTAACTTAGTAATTGCAATGGATTTAATGGGGTTGGGTGATTCTGACAAACCGCCTAGAGTGTATGCAGTTGCAGACTATGCTAAAAATGCGATCGCACTTTTGGACGAGTTAGGCATCAAAAAAGCCAGCATTTTCGGTAGTCTAACAGGGGGTTATATCGCGGGAGAAGTTGCAGCCGCCTACCCAGAACGAGTCCAAAAACTCATTCTCTGCAATGTAATTGGATTTGATGCAGCAGAACAAAACAACATTCTCCAGCGATATTCTCAGGGATATCAAGTGCAAGAAGATGGCTCGCATTTGATGGGAAGATGGCTATCTCGTGTTAATTATGTTGGCACAGGAGATTTAAATCACCGTTGTGTTTTAGATGATTTAAAATCTTTCGGTTCTACTATATATCCTGGTGTTGCAGTAGCAAATTATTGTCTTTCGGCTCCAGAAAGATTTCGTTTAATTAACTGTCCGACTTTGATTATGTCGGGAGACAAGGCATTAGAACCATTAGAAAAAGCTGGTTTAGCCAAAGCAGAAAATCAATCTTGGCTCAAAGAAGCGATTCCTCATAGTCAAAGTGTCGAATTAGAAGGCGGAACTCTTTGGATGGTAAATCAAATGCCAGAAGACATATTAAAATTGGTAGTCAATTTTCTGTAA
- a CDS encoding antibiotic biosynthesis monooxygenase family protein yields MARIWHGTTPTSKADEYYTYLVEAGIKKIESIPGNLGTQVLRRNNGNNTEFTVISYWESRDAIRKFAGNDIEKVRPLPRDNEYLIKPETTVKHFDVMIDDRK; encoded by the coding sequence GTGGCACGTATTTGGCATGGTACTACTCCGACATCGAAAGCAGATGAATACTATACTTATTTAGTAGAAGCGGGAATTAAAAAAATCGAGTCAATTCCTGGTAATTTGGGGACGCAAGTCCTGCGCCGCAATAATGGCAATAATACAGAATTTACGGTGATTTCTTATTGGGAATCACGAGATGCAATTCGTAAGTTTGCTGGTAACGACATTGAAAAAGTTAGACCTCTTCCTAGAGATAACGAATATCTCATAAAACCTGAAACTACAGTTAAACACTTTGATGTCATGATAGACGATCGCAAATAA
- a CDS encoding 3-keto-5-aminohexanoate cleavage protein — MNNELPLIIECRCNEITKREDNPALPYSPKEIIREAVRAWEAGASIFHWHGRDPESGTPRNDVELYLEVIQGIREQTDLLIHPTLGYITQNQVEDRVRHILAVNDDPVLRVDMAPVDFGSLNVDFWNPQAKQFTTYDQVYVNTRENLKAVLEVFKKHNIYVSSVCWDVGQMRTARCFQEMGLLPKETLWEFVFTGEIMPAGAAPTLPGLQAFIAEVPAGNQWLVLCWNGDVMRVASWAITLGGHVAIGLGDYAYTRFGKPHHGELVEMVAKMAHTLGREVATPAQAREILKMPPRAAVTEKLQATVN; from the coding sequence ATGAACAACGAATTACCATTGATTATCGAGTGTCGTTGTAACGAAATCACCAAGCGCGAGGACAATCCAGCTTTACCTTACTCTCCAAAAGAAATCATCCGCGAAGCAGTTCGTGCTTGGGAAGCAGGGGCTTCAATTTTCCATTGGCACGGACGAGATCCAGAGAGTGGGACACCACGTAACGATGTGGAACTTTATCTCGAAGTGATACAGGGAATTCGCGAACAGACGGATCTCCTCATCCATCCGACGCTAGGCTACATTACACAGAATCAGGTAGAGGATCGCGTCCGGCATATCTTGGCAGTGAATGATGATCCAGTGCTGCGGGTTGACATGGCACCTGTGGATTTTGGATCGCTCAACGTAGACTTTTGGAATCCCCAGGCAAAACAGTTTACCACCTACGATCAGGTGTATGTTAATACTCGTGAAAACCTCAAGGCGGTGCTGGAAGTATTCAAAAAACACAATATCTATGTGAGTTCAGTTTGTTGGGACGTAGGGCAAATGCGAACAGCGCGTTGCTTTCAGGAAATGGGACTGCTGCCCAAAGAAACGCTTTGGGAGTTTGTCTTTACTGGGGAAATAATGCCGGCTGGCGCTGCGCCGACTTTACCGGGTTTGCAGGCGTTTATAGCTGAGGTGCCTGCGGGTAACCAGTGGTTGGTACTTTGCTGGAATGGAGATGTGATGAGGGTAGCATCCTGGGCAATTACCCTTGGGGGACATGTTGCAATTGGACTGGGAGATTATGCTTACACTCGCTTTGGCAAGCCGCACCACGGCGAATTAGTCGAGATGGTTGCCAAGATGGCGCATACACTCGGTCGGGAAGTGGCAACACCAGCACAGGCGCGTGAGATTCTGAAGATGCCGCCGCGAGCTGCTGTTACTGAAAAGTTACAGGCAACTGTTAACTAA
- a CDS encoding alpha/beta fold hydrolase, with protein MTQKIKRAFLDTEDGQILYRIGGEGEPILLLHMNPRSSDEYRELMPLLAEHRRVIAMDLMGFGDSDKPPRMYTIADYAKTAIALLDELGIEKTSIMGNHTGAFVSGEIAASYGDRVDKLILGNVAGFGEGGQAELFRRVEEGFKIQEDGSHLMERWLARSRYVGSAELNHRWVLDDLKCFGHPLYAVWAVGNYCLDAPERFRAIKCPTLIIWGMDDVKEFEKLNLAKAGDRYFLSQAIPHGKVVEFEQGTICMMNQIAEEVAQVVIPFLND; from the coding sequence ATGACACAAAAGATTAAACGAGCTTTTCTAGACACAGAAGACGGACAGATTCTTTATCGCATTGGTGGAGAAGGTGAACCCATTCTGCTACTGCACATGAACCCCCGCAGTAGTGATGAATATCGCGAACTGATGCCACTCTTGGCTGAACACAGACGAGTCATCGCAATGGATTTGATGGGGTTTGGTGATTCAGATAAACCACCCAGAATGTATACAATCGCTGACTATGCAAAAACAGCGATCGCACTTTTAGATGAATTAGGTATAGAAAAAACCAGCATTATGGGAAACCATACTGGCGCTTTTGTTTCCGGAGAAATAGCTGCGAGTTATGGCGATCGCGTTGACAAATTAATTTTAGGTAACGTAGCTGGTTTTGGTGAAGGAGGTCAAGCAGAGCTATTTAGAAGAGTTGAGGAAGGTTTTAAAATCCAAGAAGATGGCTCTCATCTCATGGAAAGATGGTTAGCCCGTTCTCGATACGTCGGCTCTGCTGAATTAAATCACCGTTGGGTTTTAGACGATTTAAAATGTTTTGGTCATCCTTTATATGCAGTTTGGGCTGTAGGTAATTACTGTCTGGATGCACCAGAAAGATTTCGTGCCATCAAGTGTCCAACTCTGATTATTTGGGGAATGGATGATGTCAAAGAATTTGAAAAATTGAATTTAGCCAAAGCAGGCGATCGCTATTTTCTGTCTCAAGCAATTCCTCATGGCAAAGTTGTGGAATTTGAACAAGGCACAATTTGCATGATGAATCAGATAGCAGAAGAAGTAGCGCAGGTAGTAATCCCATTTCTCAACGATTGA
- a CDS encoding RidA family protein, with product MAINREVIIPKGMEILYEKYHYCPGIKVGNTLYISGQVGRDENLQVVEGVEAQFVQTFENVKKVLTAAGATFDDVVEMITYHVTGTNLGNLQVPSANGSEQRFTIPHLSLFMQVKDRYFTNNFPTWTGFGITALSTPGLIVEIKCTAVLEN from the coding sequence ATGGCCATTAATCGTGAAGTCATTATTCCCAAAGGCATGGAAATTTTATATGAAAAGTATCACTACTGCCCAGGCATTAAGGTAGGCAATACATTATATATTTCAGGACAAGTGGGACGGGATGAAAATTTACAGGTAGTAGAAGGAGTAGAAGCCCAATTTGTCCAGACTTTTGAAAATGTGAAAAAGGTACTAACAGCAGCAGGAGCGACTTTTGATGATGTGGTAGAGATGATTACTTACCATGTGACAGGGACGAATCTCGGTAATTTGCAAGTTCCGTCTGCTAATGGTTCAGAACAGCGATTTACCATTCCCCACCTGTCACTGTTTATGCAAGTGAAAGACCGCTATTTTACTAATAACTTTCCGACTTGGACGGGATTTGGCATCACAGCTTTATCTACACCCGGACTAATTGTAGAAATTAAGTGTACAGCAGTCCTCGAAAATTAG
- a CDS encoding HpcH/HpaI aldolase family protein, which translates to MLQTSSQPIGCWIFFSDSDSIELLSMCGFDAFIIDHEHGAMDMSVLVEQLRAAQATDVTCILRVPSHDPVYIKRALDMGVEGILVPTVESADEARAIVAATRYRPHGGHRGIGYLESRAANWGLAALDYPANYRENLLIAVIIETRRGFENVKEIAAVDGIDMVFLGPGDLTADIGDDFPALTKLGDNSELNRLMAEAEAIVLSTSDCWLGGISLNAAGGRALFAKGYDFVTPAADGWMLSDAARSVVTGMRG; encoded by the coding sequence ATGCTCCAAACCAGTTCCCAACCCATCGGTTGCTGGATTTTTTTCTCAGATAGTGACTCAATCGAACTGCTTTCTATGTGTGGTTTCGATGCCTTTATTATCGACCACGAACATGGCGCTATGGATATGAGCGTCTTAGTAGAGCAACTCCGCGCCGCTCAGGCAACAGATGTGACCTGTATTTTGCGTGTACCTTCACACGATCCAGTCTATATCAAGCGAGCCTTGGACATGGGTGTGGAAGGTATACTTGTACCGACCGTAGAATCAGCAGATGAAGCGCGGGCCATTGTCGCCGCTACCCGCTATCGACCTCATGGCGGACATCGAGGTATTGGTTATCTCGAAAGCCGAGCAGCTAACTGGGGTTTGGCAGCGCTAGATTATCCTGCCAATTATCGAGAGAACCTACTTATAGCCGTTATCATCGAAACTCGTCGGGGTTTCGAGAATGTTAAGGAAATTGCCGCAGTTGACGGGATCGATATGGTATTTTTAGGGCCAGGCGATCTGACAGCAGACATCGGGGATGATTTTCCTGCACTGACCAAGCTTGGAGATAATTCAGAACTTAATCGGCTGATGGCGGAAGCTGAAGCGATAGTCCTCTCCACTTCCGATTGTTGGCTTGGGGGCATCAGTCTCAATGCAGCTGGGGGTCGCGCACTGTTTGCTAAGGGCTATGATTTCGTGACACCTGCTGCTGATGGCTGGATGCTGTCTGATGCGGCGCGTTCGGTTGTCACTGGGATGAGAGGTTAA
- the hisS gene encoding histidine--tRNA ligase yields MAKGDRINFSTPSGFPEFLPSEKRLEVYLLDIIRRVFESYGFTPIETPAVERLEVLQAKGNQGDNIIYGIDPILPPNRQAERDKAGETGSEARALKFDQTVPLAAYIARHLNELTFPFARYQMDVVFRGERAKDGRFRQFRQCDIDVVARSQLSLLYDAQMPAIITEIFEAINIGDFLIRINNRKILTGFFQSLGIAENQIKTCISIIDDLEKIGEAKVKQQLGKEGISPEQTQKIIEFINIKGSVYEVLDKLKHLSQNLPDAEQLSLGVNEIETVIAGVRNLGVPEKRFCIDLSIARGLNYYTGTVYETTLIGHEALGSICSGGRYEELVGMFIGEKMPGVGISIGLTRLISRLLKADILKTLPATPAQVVVVNMQEDLMPTYLQVSQQLRQAGINVVTNFEKRPLGKQFQAADKQGIRFCVIIGADEAAAQKSSLKDLQTGEQIEVMLADLAAEVKRRLQ; encoded by the coding sequence ATGGCAAAAGGTGACAGAATTAATTTTTCTACCCCTAGCGGGTTCCCAGAGTTTCTTCCTAGCGAAAAACGCCTGGAAGTATATTTACTAGATATCATCCGCAGAGTTTTTGAAAGTTACGGGTTCACGCCCATCGAAACCCCGGCTGTAGAACGCTTAGAAGTACTACAAGCAAAAGGTAATCAGGGTGATAACATTATTTATGGTATCGACCCCATCCTGCCACCAAACCGCCAAGCAGAAAGAGACAAAGCCGGGGAAACTGGTTCCGAAGCTAGGGCTTTAAAATTCGATCAAACAGTTCCCTTAGCAGCATACATTGCCCGTCACCTCAACGAATTAACCTTTCCCTTTGCGCGCTACCAAATGGATGTTGTGTTTCGGGGTGAACGCGCCAAAGATGGACGTTTCCGCCAATTTCGCCAATGTGATATTGATGTGGTGGCTCGCAGTCAACTCAGCTTGCTTTATGATGCTCAGATGCCTGCAATTATCACCGAGATATTTGAAGCTATTAATATTGGTGATTTTCTCATTCGGATAAATAACCGCAAAATTCTCACAGGATTTTTTCAATCTTTAGGCATAGCTGAAAATCAAATTAAAACTTGTATTAGTATTATCGATGATTTAGAGAAAATTGGTGAAGCCAAAGTCAAACAACAATTAGGCAAAGAAGGCATTTCACCAGAGCAAACCCAAAAAATTATTGAATTTATTAATATTAAAGGTAGTGTGTATGAGGTATTAGATAAACTCAAGCACCTTTCACAAAATCTCCCCGATGCCGAGCAATTAAGTCTAGGTGTTAATGAAATCGAAACAGTAATTGCCGGGGTAAGGAATTTAGGCGTTCCCGAAAAGCGTTTCTGTATTGATTTATCGATAGCTCGCGGTTTAAATTACTATACTGGCACAGTTTACGAAACAACTCTCATTGGACATGAAGCTTTAGGTAGTATCTGTTCTGGTGGCAGATATGAAGAATTAGTGGGGATGTTTATCGGTGAGAAAATGCCTGGTGTCGGCATTTCCATTGGCTTAACTCGCTTAATTAGTCGCTTGCTAAAGGCTGATATTTTAAAGACTCTACCTGCAACACCTGCCCAGGTAGTAGTAGTAAATATGCAAGAAGATTTAATGCCGACTTATTTGCAAGTTTCGCAACAGTTGCGCCAAGCAGGAATTAATGTAGTTACAAACTTTGAAAAACGCCCTTTAGGTAAACAATTCCAAGCAGCAGACAAGCAAGGAATTAGATTTTGTGTAATTATTGGCGCTGACGAAGCAGCAGCGCAAAAATCATCGCTGAAAGATTTGCAAACAGGCGAACAAATAGAAGTGATGTTAGCAGATTTAGCTGCAGAAGTGAAACGCAGACTTCAGTAG
- a CDS encoding L,D-transpeptidase — protein sequence MQTKIYRSLFNRSGNCCTSLLLILATLFSWSSPVNIDSKFAQASAAAIDNQPKVSQPQPKSPTRKIEIDLSEQRLLAWEGKNLVYSFRISTGKRATPTPKGKFTINSKYRFNRMRGEDYDIPDVPYAMYFYEGYAIHGAYWHNNFGTPVSHGCVNLRVKQARQLYNWAKVGTLVVVHK from the coding sequence ATGCAAACCAAAATTTACAGGAGTTTGTTTAATCGTTCAGGTAATTGCTGTACAAGTTTATTGTTGATATTGGCAACTTTATTCTCTTGGTCGTCGCCAGTTAATATTGACTCCAAATTTGCTCAAGCCAGCGCTGCTGCAATAGATAATCAGCCAAAGGTATCTCAACCTCAACCAAAATCCCCCACCCGTAAGATTGAAATTGACTTATCCGAGCAACGTTTATTGGCTTGGGAAGGTAAAAATTTAGTTTATTCATTCCGTATTTCTACAGGTAAACGCGCAACTCCTACACCTAAAGGTAAATTTACAATTAATTCTAAGTATCGCTTTAACCGAATGCGGGGCGAAGACTACGACATTCCTGATGTCCCTTATGCTATGTATTTTTATGAAGGCTATGCTATTCATGGTGCTTACTGGCATAACAATTTCGGGACTCCAGTTAGTCACGGTTGTGTAAATTTGAGAGTTAAGCAGGCGCGTCAACTGTACAACTGGGCAAAAGTTGGGACTTTAGTCGTAGTACATAAATAG
- a CDS encoding L,D-transpeptidase: protein MKNKNHHRWIHRLPIFMTGVALSLIVANPGICEVTAKAKDDTVTQTIETLKQSDQRWIQINLSTQRLIAWEGKTPVYAIVISTGKKSTPTRIGSFKIQSKHKSTRMRGRNYDVPDVPYTMYYQGSYGIHGAYWHNKFGTPVSHGCINVAPNHAKWLFNWASVGTPVFIHK, encoded by the coding sequence ATGAAAAATAAAAATCATCATCGATGGATACACCGATTACCCATATTTATGACTGGTGTAGCACTCAGTTTGATTGTGGCAAATCCTGGAATTTGTGAAGTTACCGCCAAAGCTAAAGATGATACCGTTACGCAAACAATCGAGACACTAAAACAATCAGATCAACGCTGGATTCAAATTAATCTTTCTACACAACGGCTAATAGCTTGGGAAGGTAAAACACCTGTTTATGCGATCGTGATTTCTACGGGTAAAAAGTCTACTCCTACTCGTATTGGTTCGTTTAAAATTCAATCCAAACATAAATCTACGCGGATGCGTGGTAGAAATTACGATGTTCCAGATGTACCTTATACCATGTATTATCAAGGTAGCTACGGAATTCACGGTGCTTACTGGCATAATAAGTTTGGCACTCCAGTTAGCCACGGCTGTATAAATGTTGCGCCCAATCATGCTAAGTGGTTATTTAATTGGGCATCTGTAGGAACTCCCGTATTTATTCATAAATAG
- a CDS encoding bifunctional 4-hydroxy-2-oxoglutarate aldolase/2-dehydro-3-deoxy-phosphogluconate aldolase codes for MTNKAWLSKLRQHRAIAVIRASKMELAKQMALTAASGGMQLIEITWNSDRAGQLISQLRAELPNCTIGTGTLFNVQELQQAIACGAEFLFAPHVDSAMIQAALEQNIPIIPGALSPTEIVTAWNHGASCVKVFPVDAVGGASYIKSLQGPLGEIPLIPTGGVTLDNAKEFLQAGAIAVGLSSQLFPQHLVTQNNWAVIYQQVQILIQQLGYFRVEADNFP; via the coding sequence ATGACAAATAAAGCTTGGTTATCAAAATTGCGACAACACCGCGCGATCGCAGTTATTCGTGCGTCAAAGATGGAATTAGCAAAGCAAATGGCTTTGACAGCCGCATCTGGGGGAATGCAGCTGATTGAGATTACTTGGAATAGCGATCGCGCTGGGCAATTAATTAGCCAGCTTCGTGCCGAATTACCAAACTGTACAATTGGTACTGGTACGCTATTTAACGTCCAGGAGTTACAACAAGCGATCGCCTGTGGAGCAGAGTTTCTTTTTGCGCCTCATGTTGACTCAGCAATGATTCAAGCTGCTTTAGAGCAAAATATACCGATTATTCCCGGGGCTTTGTCACCTACAGAAATTGTTACCGCTTGGAATCATGGTGCTAGTTGTGTAAAAGTTTTCCCGGTAGATGCGGTAGGAGGCGCGAGTTATATTAAAAGCCTGCAAGGGCCTCTAGGGGAAATTCCCCTCATTCCTACTGGAGGAGTGACTTTAGACAACGCCAAGGAATTTTTGCAAGCAGGTGCGATCGCTGTTGGTTTAAGTAGTCAATTATTTCCTCAGCATTTAGTTACACAAAACAATTGGGCAGTAATTTATCAGCAAGTGCAAATTTTGATACAGCAATTAGGGTACTTTAGGGTAGAAGCAGATAATTTTCCCTAA
- a CDS encoding PhnD/SsuA/transferrin family substrate-binding protein, with amino-acid sequence MKKLQAISYLAPNWFGFYEAVLAYLDRILGAETQLKQGECDPLLDPLILKDQLDLAFICGLPLIRYSQIVLDQLQPVVAPVMQAPRYRNRPVYFSDVIVNADSDVIKFDDLAGKTVCYNDPGSNSGYNLLRHRLLQGKYPQQFFSKAIQSGSHQNSIRWVALGKVDCAAIDSVVLEQELQDFPELYQYLRVVEALGPCPMPPLVAALHLGKSIIQQIQLALLEPDAELQTAMQRVGVKQFAAVELADYNAIADIYNAALKAGYESL; translated from the coding sequence TTGAAAAAATTACAAGCTATTTCTTATTTAGCTCCCAATTGGTTTGGTTTCTACGAAGCAGTATTGGCTTATTTAGATAGGATTTTGGGAGCAGAAACGCAATTAAAGCAGGGTGAATGCGACCCTTTATTAGATCCTCTGATTTTAAAAGACCAACTAGACCTAGCTTTTATTTGTGGATTACCCCTGATTCGTTATTCTCAGATAGTTTTGGATCAGTTGCAGCCTGTTGTTGCACCCGTGATGCAAGCGCCGCGTTATCGCAACCGTCCGGTTTACTTTTCAGATGTCATAGTCAATGCTGATAGTGATGTCATCAAGTTTGATGATTTAGCTGGTAAAACGGTGTGTTATAACGATCCAGGTTCTAACAGCGGCTATAATCTGTTGCGTCATCGCTTGTTACAGGGAAAATATCCCCAACAATTTTTTAGCAAAGCTATACAATCAGGTTCTCACCAAAATTCTATTCGCTGGGTAGCACTAGGAAAGGTAGATTGTGCGGCTATTGATAGTGTGGTATTAGAACAAGAATTACAGGATTTTCCCGAGTTATATCAGTACTTGCGCGTAGTTGAGGCACTCGGCCCCTGTCCTATGCCACCTTTGGTTGCAGCTCTGCATCTGGGGAAATCAATAATTCAGCAGATACAGTTAGCTTTGCTTGAGCCGGATGCTGAACTACAGACAGCAATGCAACGAGTGGGAGTCAAGCAATTTGCGGCAGTGGAGCTAGCAGATTATAACGCGATCGCTGATATCTACAATGCCGCTCTCAAAGCAGGTTATGAGTCTTTGTGA
- a CDS encoding DUF6636 domain-containing protein, producing MGWTSCPPSLCGGQDALRCEINSGLKPIPPQPYPHYCEYDWGGGFLLSESGKPEILCISDTFEANYKLSYGSSWKQAGFNCLSQRTGLTCTNASGNGFFLSREGWKIISGDQ from the coding sequence GTGGGGTGGACATCTTGTCCGCCCAGCTTATGTGGCGGGCAAGATGCCCTACGCTGCGAAATTAACAGTGGACTCAAGCCTATACCGCCTCAACCTTATCCTCATTATTGTGAATATGATTGGGGAGGTGGGTTTTTACTATCTGAGTCTGGCAAACCCGAAATTCTCTGTATTAGTGACACTTTTGAGGCTAATTACAAATTATCTTACGGCAGTAGCTGGAAACAAGCAGGATTCAATTGTTTATCGCAGCGAACTGGGCTGACTTGTACTAATGCTAGCGGTAATGGTTTCTTTCTCAGTCGTGAAGGCTGGAAAATCATCAGCGGTGATCAATGA